The proteins below come from a single Penaeus monodon isolate SGIC_2016 chromosome 23, NSTDA_Pmon_1, whole genome shotgun sequence genomic window:
- the LOC119587703 gene encoding exportin-6-A-like (The sequence of the model RefSeq protein was modified relative to this genomic sequence to represent the inferred CDS: added 89 bases not found in genome assembly), with translation MFRNTFQLLQRLVRDEPNTTTSRLQLLDSSYIDKFSEFLRLFVSVHLRRFENNSQFPVLEFLSLLFRYTFHQHSVEAYFNCLDVWGIFLDHLSSKIIGAEDRNAVSRYEDALISLAQGILHKIQLRHNQAELEELDHEISEEISEGCESYYGEIGTSDEVSEWHSFFTRNLELLAKIADLLPDQIFTLVYDPWCETAKIYLTLQSNMVEQNGRRRLNISAEHECPRLHCLLRDLSSLLQAIGRFSTLFLGEELPKRSATAIQVIEKLVEMANFSTGLKLFEVETAVDVLHSDFVEVHAQVLSTLRAWVHWLSQLYGQQFVQVYPGGTQTHQHQDTCHTINKQMLVAATNVLNVGAPGLIVNCGVQLLLSLSVMVRSPVALEMNQVQSLYVQAPSVSSDVKVRRLLLRALVNFLLLPWPSFIVDHRLETRKHHLTTFINSFTSDVRKISVQTLADDKTMQESMAPKLCDTLSIIRYQVEELNSTDKASRELYYHCIQDIIHQAILLFPVYVQHASVCEEILALMVVVMQVLRVQLGPARVEATIQTFLDVFTTRHHLQLAISADNPAAVRVLEKFLKLLELIVSEPGQSFKRFIPNTITLCMDHIYPVVSERASPEVKGPLFELLRCLLEHNWKYFFRPSVHISLGAGNWDSIENEAQFIQIMQAFGQSFMQPDITIFKQNLEALEALNSKYKLYHKGVFRNSMLGQFITVLLQVLVHRSQDLLQEEITITVYNMASVDFNTFFSAFVVHFLQNMDGLDNDQRTTLKENFKTDTDLPTFTQNVQRFINDLRYYRTCNASLPPGTVKL, from the exons ctATATTGACAAATTCTCAGAGTTTCTGAGGCTATTTGTGAGCGTTCATCTCCGAAGATTTGAAAATAATTCGCAGTTCCCAGTCCTtgagtttctctctcttctcttccgatATACATTCCATCAGCATTCTGTCGAGGCCTATTTCAATTGCCTGGATGTATGGGGCATCTTCCTAGACCATCTTTCATCCAAGATTATTGGCGCTGAGGACAGGAATGCAGTTTCAAG GTATGAAGATGCTTTGATATCACTTGCTCAAGGAATTCTGCACAAGATACAGCTGAGACACAACCAG GCTGAACTAGAGGAGCTCGATCATGAGATCTCTGAGGAGATCTCGGAAGGCTGCGAGTCCTATTATGGAGAAATCGGGACTAGCGATGAAGTTTCTGAGTGGCATTCCTTCTTCACAAGGAACTTGGAGCTGCTGGCAAAGATTGCAGATTTGTTGCCTGACCAAATATTTACCTTAGTG TATGACCCTTGGTGCGAGACTGCGAAAATCTACCTTACCCTCCAGTCAAACATGGTGGAACAGAATGGCAGACGGAGACTCAATATTTCAGCAGAGCATGAGTGTCCACGACTGCATTGCCTCCTACGGGATTTATCCTCACTCCTTCAGGCTATTGGtcgattttcaaccctttttttagGGGAAGAGCTGCCCAAGAGGTCGGCAACTGCCATACAAGTCATAGAGAA GCTTGTGGAAATGGCAAATTTCAGCACAGGCTTGAAGTTGTTTGAGGTGGAGACAGCAGTGGATGTCTTGCATTCAGACTTTGTGGAAGT ACATGCCCAGGTTCTGTCAACCCTACGAGCCTGGGTTCACTGGCTGTCTCAGTTATATGGCCAGCAGTTTGTGCAAGTTTATCCTGGAGGCACGCAGACACATCAACACCAGGATACCTGCCATACTATCAACAAACAGATGCTAGTCGCAGCTACAAATGTGCTAAATGTTGGG GCCCCGGGACTGATAGTGAACTGTGGAGTGCAATTACTATTGTCTCTCTCTGTGATGGTGCGGTCACCTGTTGCGCTTGAGATGAACCAAGTGCAGTCTCTCTATGTTCAGGCACCATCTGTTTCTTCGGATGTTAAG GTCCGGCGATTATTATTACGTGCTCTAGTGAACTTCCTCTTACTCCCGTGGCCGAGCTTTATTGTGGACCACAGATTAGAAACTAGAAAACATCATCTCACCACATTCATCAACTCATTCACTAGTGATGTCCGTAAGATAAGTGTCCAAACCTTAGCAGATGACAAGACGATGCAGGAGAGCA TGGCACCAAAGTTGTGTGATACACTGTCCATCATAAGGTACCAAGTTGAAGAGCTGAACAGCACTGACAAAGCGAGCCGTGAGCTGTACTACCACTGTATCCAAGACATAATCCATCAGGCCATACTCTTGTTCCCAGTGTATGTCCAGCATGCAA GTGTCTGCGAAGAGATCCTAGCgctgatggtagtggtgatgcaAGTTCTCCGTGTCCAGCTGGGACCTGCGCGTGTTGAAGCCACCATCCAGACCTTCCTGGACGTCTTCACCACGCGCCACCACCTCCAGCTGGCCATCTCGGCTGATAACCCTGCGGCTGTCAGGGTGTTAGAGAA ATTCCTGAAACTGCTAGAACTCATCGTCAGTGAACCCGGTCAGTCATTCAAGAGGTTCATTCCCAACACCATCACACTGTGCATGGACCACATCTACCCTGTTGTGTCCGAGCGCGCTTCGCCTGAGGTAAAGGGTCCGTTGTTTGAGCTCCTCAGGTGCCTCTTAGAACATAACTGGAAGTATTTCTTCAG ACCCTCTGTCCACATATCTCTAGGAGCTGGAAATTGGGATTCAATTGAAAATGAAGCTCAGTTTATTCAGATTATGCAAGCCTTTGGCCAGTCGTTCATGCAGCCAGATATCACCATTTTCAAACAGAACTTAGAAGCTTTGGAAGCACTGAACTCAAAATACAAGCTGTATCACAAG GGTGTTTTCCGAAACTCCATGTTAGGCCAGTTTATCACTGTGCTGCTGCAGGTACTGGTGCATCGATCTCAGGACCTGCTTCAGGAGGAG ATAACTATCACAGTGTACAACATGGCCTCTGTAGATTTCAACACCTTTTTCTCGGCCTTTGTTGTCCACTTTCTTCAAAATATGGATGGGCTAGATAATGACCAAAGAACAACTCTCAAAGAGAACTTCAAAACTGATACA GATTTGCCAACATTTACCCAGAATGTCCAGCGATTTATCAATGACCTACGTTACTACCGAACCTGCAATGCTAGTCTACCTCCTGGCACAGTCAAGTTATAG